The Caenorhabditis elegans chromosome II genome has a segment encoding these proteins:
- the ttr-41 gene encoding Transthyretin-like family protein (Confirmed by transcript evidence) codes for MKWILAVFLLAGVAIAMRKQGVAVKGVLKCGTAFANNTKVRIVDIDTGPDPDDTLDEKRTGEDGAFALTGSTHELTSIDPVLYIWHECRDEQTPCSRKIKFVIPKKYIHGGTPTDEQWVNIGVLNLEGSFDNEGRECIKD; via the exons ATGAAGTGGATTCTCGCCGTCTTTCTGCTCGCTGGCGTGGCAATTGCCATGAGAAAACAAGGAGTCGCAGTTAAAGGAGTTCTTAAATGTGGAACTGCTTTTGCCAATAACACTAAAGTCAGAATTGTTGATATTGATACAGGGCCGGATCCAGATGATACTCTTGACGAGAAGAGAACTGGAGAAGATGGAGCATTTGCATTGACTGGAAGCACCCACGAGCTTACTTCAATTGACCCAGTTTTGTATATCTGGCATGAGTGTAGAGATGAGCAAact ccatgCTCTCGCAAGATTAAGTTCGTCATTCCAAAGAAGTACATTCACGGTGGAACCCCAACTGATGAGCAATGGGTCAACATTGGAGTGCTTAATCTTGAAGGATCTTTTGATAATGAAGGACGTGAATGTATTAAGGATTAG